From the genome of Nocardia sp. NBC_01503, one region includes:
- a CDS encoding condensation domain-containing protein has product MEYTHLSEFALRPGTLTLWRPELGADHDWTADERPFTSVQVRHCLDTDPDDPRPGRGRWIGTIFEMDAPFQAEHWRETVRRWHARHEGLRTTLDTASGPEPRRMSCAPEAVDVADEPVPGITDSGAISEYLCDTLEQRLSALVWPHCLLATVEHATPDFTVLIAADHSVMDAYSQAIVILELRTLYRSIVNGEPVRESETFGSAADFAVRERDAAATLTPGCEAVRLWQNFLDGSGGMLPRFEPAITKGSGTPSALPQTSVSRKLLPLNELEQIETMVTARGHRLSVAVFTALAIAYRRAYGYISMRAIMPIATRPDLKWLESMGWFVNVVPIDITLDPDLNLDNALESTRKTLRRSRVANDATWTRALELLNCGDHPRFGISFLDIRVLPDYELVESLRGHTLRAESYSGDEVFFWIVRAADGLRLSTRFPAAFPAHEMDRFLTEFTRAMREFAQSETAVDAVSEEVGEVSSAGSRALPDPMPAAPVLASAVAAREQAPAVSGQRSAGRPAGEVVPVASGRTPMEGPECAVVPAEAVASAADNAASQRVPVSARG; this is encoded by the coding sequence ATGGAATACACGCACCTATCCGAATTCGCCCTGCGCCCGGGAACATTGACGCTGTGGCGGCCCGAGCTCGGCGCGGACCACGATTGGACCGCCGACGAACGACCCTTCACCAGCGTGCAGGTCCGGCATTGCCTGGACACCGACCCGGACGATCCTCGCCCCGGTCGCGGGCGCTGGATCGGCACCATCTTCGAAATGGATGCGCCCTTCCAGGCCGAACATTGGCGTGAAACCGTACGCCGCTGGCATGCCCGGCACGAGGGACTGCGCACCACACTCGACACCGCGAGCGGACCGGAACCGCGCCGGATGAGCTGCGCTCCGGAGGCGGTGGACGTGGCCGACGAGCCGGTGCCGGGCATCACCGACTCCGGAGCGATCAGCGAATACCTCTGCGACACCTTGGAACAGCGGCTCTCCGCGCTGGTGTGGCCGCACTGCCTGCTCGCCACGGTCGAACACGCGACCCCCGATTTCACCGTGCTGATCGCCGCCGATCACTCCGTCATGGATGCCTATTCGCAGGCGATCGTGATTCTGGAGCTGCGCACCCTCTACCGCTCGATCGTGAACGGCGAACCCGTACGGGAGTCCGAAACATTCGGCAGTGCGGCGGATTTCGCGGTTCGAGAGCGCGATGCCGCCGCCACGCTCACCCCGGGCTGCGAAGCCGTGCGACTGTGGCAGAACTTCCTGGACGGCTCCGGCGGCATGCTCCCGCGTTTCGAACCCGCCATTACCAAGGGCAGCGGGACGCCGTCGGCGCTGCCGCAGACCAGCGTTTCGCGAAAATTGCTGCCGCTCAATGAACTCGAGCAGATCGAGACCATGGTCACCGCGCGCGGGCATCGCCTCTCGGTGGCGGTCTTCACCGCACTGGCGATTGCCTACCGGCGGGCTTACGGATACATCTCCATGCGGGCGATCATGCCCATCGCCACCCGTCCTGACCTGAAGTGGCTCGAATCCATGGGCTGGTTCGTCAATGTCGTCCCCATCGACATCACCCTGGACCCGGATCTGAACCTCGACAACGCATTGGAGTCCACCCGCAAGACCCTGCGCCGCTCCCGAGTCGCCAACGACGCCACCTGGACTCGCGCCCTGGAGCTGTTGAACTGCGGCGACCACCCGCGCTTCGGCATCTCTTTCCTGGATATCCGGGTCCTGCCCGACTACGAACTGGTCGAATCCCTGCGCGGCCACACCCTGCGCGCCGAGTCCTACTCCGGTGACGAGGTCTTCTTCTGGATCGTCCGCGCCGCCGACGGACTGCGCCTGTCCACCCGTTTCCCGGCCGCGTTCCCGGCTCACGAAATGGACCGCTTCCTCACCGAATTCACCCGCGCCATGCGCGAATTCGCCCAATCGGAGACCGCCGTCGATGCGGTATCGGAGGAGGTTGGCGAGGTCAGCTCCGCCGGGTCCAGAGCGCTACCCGACCCGATGCCCGCCGCACCTGTCCTCGCCTCGGCTGTGGCGGCGCGTGAACAGGCACCCGCTGTCTCCGGGCAGCGGTCGGCGGGGCGGCCCGCCGGCGAAGTGGTACCGGTCGCCAGCGGTCGAACGCCGATGGAAGGGCCGGAGTGTGCGGTGGTGCCCGCCGAAGCCGTCGCGTCCGCCGCTGATAACGCGGCCTCGCAACGGGTTCCGGTATCGGCGCGGGGCTGA
- a CDS encoding poly(ethylene terephthalate) hydrolase family protein — protein sequence MRVMAPRRAVAAALAAATMLAGSWTAVAAADEPAPAATAQTVFGGDGPHPVSTSVRTNPCQDSVYGMIQHIAVHLLGNRDDLTCTQAFPNGLESPAGVNTYYPADIADLGSAPLIVLTGGFDSNPGQYDRLARQWVSNGFVVVIAYEWFNSLAYVPAAALAVAMTTDRDPASPLYRRIDLSHTVFAGHSGGGQASLQIATLLPPVEKSVDPELHVTGVLAIQPGPLAVGALINVPTLFLTGYNDFVVPDFAWVRWWQYNLTFNAPAWIANARGVSHFSVVDGIDNYLSAGTAVAWLRYLGFGDETAKSYFVGPDWQLPADQTYFSVERNALANEVR from the coding sequence ATGAGGGTTATGGCACCGCGGCGCGCCGTCGCGGCGGCACTGGCGGCGGCGACCATGCTCGCCGGATCCTGGACCGCGGTGGCGGCGGCCGATGAACCCGCGCCCGCCGCCACCGCGCAGACCGTCTTCGGTGGTGACGGGCCACATCCGGTGTCGACGTCGGTGCGCACCAATCCCTGCCAGGACTCGGTGTACGGGATGATCCAGCACATCGCCGTGCACCTGCTCGGCAATCGCGACGATCTGACCTGTACGCAGGCGTTCCCCAATGGCCTGGAGTCCCCGGCGGGCGTGAACACCTACTATCCGGCCGATATCGCCGACCTCGGCAGTGCGCCGCTGATCGTGCTCACCGGTGGATTCGACTCCAATCCGGGCCAGTACGACCGGCTGGCGCGGCAGTGGGTCAGCAACGGGTTCGTGGTGGTGATCGCCTACGAGTGGTTCAACTCGCTGGCATATGTGCCCGCGGCGGCCTTGGCCGTGGCCATGACGACCGATCGCGATCCGGCCTCTCCGCTGTATCGGCGAATCGATTTGTCGCACACCGTATTCGCGGGCCACTCCGGTGGCGGGCAGGCATCGCTGCAAATCGCCACGCTGCTCCCGCCGGTGGAGAAGTCCGTCGATCCCGAACTGCATGTGACCGGTGTACTGGCCATTCAGCCCGGTCCGCTGGCGGTGGGCGCGCTCATCAATGTGCCGACGCTATTCCTCACCGGCTACAACGATTTCGTGGTGCCGGACTTCGCGTGGGTGCGGTGGTGGCAGTACAACCTGACCTTCAACGCACCCGCCTGGATCGCGAACGCGCGTGGGGTGAGCCACTTCTCGGTGGTCGACGGGATCGACAACTATCTCTCTGCGGGTACTGCGGTGGCCTGGCTGCGCTATCTGGGATTCGGCGATGAGACCGCCAAGAGCTACTTCGTCGGGCCCGACTGGCAGTTGCCCGCCGACCAGACCTACTTCAGTGTCGAGCGCAATGCGCTGGCCAACGAGGTCCGCTGA
- a CDS encoding serine hydrolase domain-containing protein gives MKIRHWRHGFGAALTSTALAATCTLLSPVLPTAAADPAECAEPAGSTPFQRSEAADAGFDPAVLNDALDFGSGKGAYAIQVYRHGCLVGDRTKTGNLPAPLASASKGVASVAIGRAITMGYFSLDDPLGRFFPRADPEHAALTVRQVLNQTTGLHFSWAADIAGIATDEVLQTLSAPLDFAPGTTFQYSQAVLVLLPRIVEITTGLDFQDFVQRELMSPLGIDRGNWIWLRDRSGHTAVNGGMAMRADDLARLGQLMLDNGRWGDRQLIDPDYIRQATEPTSANGGYGFLFWLNAGDSYKTATVPTAKVFDHAMFPGAPRDLYSFVGALGQFVAVIPSRDMVIVRLGVPSGIDPNNIQTSLAAESNPDNKEFLRRVTAAVSDQPAEPYDDPYRYADNFGPVIGSLDDLAFWTDPAQVAQILLGTGPYASTDCNILWCNGKLVPQDIFAATIDTAGQLAGVLSALGKGQR, from the coding sequence GTGAAAATTCGACATTGGCGGCATGGCTTCGGCGCGGCACTGACCAGCACCGCGCTGGCCGCCACCTGTACGCTGCTGTCGCCCGTACTACCCACCGCCGCAGCGGATCCCGCCGAATGCGCCGAACCCGCCGGGTCGACTCCTTTCCAGCGTTCGGAGGCCGCCGATGCCGGATTCGATCCCGCGGTGCTGAACGACGCGCTCGATTTCGGCTCCGGCAAGGGCGCATACGCCATACAGGTGTACCGGCACGGTTGCCTGGTCGGCGACCGCACCAAAACCGGCAATCTCCCGGCGCCGCTGGCCAGCGCCTCCAAAGGCGTCGCCTCGGTGGCCATCGGGCGGGCGATCACCATGGGCTACTTCAGCCTCGATGATCCGCTGGGTCGATTCTTTCCTCGGGCCGATCCCGAACACGCCGCGCTGACGGTCCGCCAGGTGCTGAACCAGACCACCGGACTGCACTTCAGCTGGGCCGCGGATATCGCCGGTATCGCCACCGATGAGGTACTGCAAACCCTATCCGCTCCTTTGGATTTCGCGCCCGGAACCACCTTCCAGTACAGCCAGGCCGTGCTCGTCCTGCTCCCCCGGATCGTGGAGATCACCACCGGTCTGGACTTCCAGGACTTCGTCCAGCGAGAACTCATGTCCCCCTTGGGAATCGATCGCGGCAACTGGATCTGGCTGCGCGACCGCAGCGGCCATACCGCCGTCAACGGCGGCATGGCCATGCGCGCCGACGATCTCGCGCGGCTGGGCCAGCTCATGCTCGACAACGGCCGCTGGGGTGATCGGCAACTGATCGACCCCGACTACATTCGCCAGGCCACCGAACCGACCTCCGCCAATGGCGGTTACGGCTTCCTGTTCTGGCTCAATGCGGGCGACTCCTACAAAACCGCGACGGTCCCCACCGCGAAGGTATTCGACCACGCGATGTTCCCCGGCGCGCCCCGTGACCTCTACTCCTTCGTAGGCGCACTGGGTCAATTCGTGGCCGTAATCCCCAGCCGAGATATGGTGATCGTCCGCCTGGGCGTCCCCTCGGGTATCGACCCGAACAATATCCAGACCTCCCTCGCCGCCGAATCCAATCCGGACAACAAGGAATTCCTCCGCCGGGTAACCGCGGCGGTCTCCGACCAACCGGCCGAACCCTACGACGACCCGTACCGCTACGCCGACAACTTCGGCCCGGTAATCGGCTCCCTGGACGACCTGGCCTTCTGGACCGACCCCGCCCAGGTCGCCCAAATCCTTTTGGGCACAGGCCCATACGCCTCGACCGACTGCAATATCCTGTGGTGCAACGGCAAACTCGTCCCCCAGGACATCTTCGCCGCCACCATCGACACCGCCGGCCAGCTCGCCGGAGTGCTGTCCGCGCTCGGCAAAGGTCAGCGCTGA
- a CDS encoding redoxin family protein, with amino-acid sequence MRIGQLAQLAAVSPKAIRRYEALGLVTPARHPNGYREYDDESVRLVREIRALNRLGIAVEETRPFLECLSSGGEFVDDCPASLAEYRRAIADLTDQIATLTERRDELVRRLRDAAHRNTAAPTVTSTPNLSTLPSDMPEPQDDGAAAHLPGLRMPELTMSDSARARIDLATLGGRRTVLYLYPLTGRPDTDLPDGWDALPGARGCTAEACGFRDHHTDLIAAGADNVFGLSSQSSDYQSEVVNRLRLPFTMLSDPELRLANALSLPTFEVDGTRLYTRLTLIIRNNAIEHVFYPAFPPNQHAEQVLSWLKENPL; translated from the coding sequence ATGAGGATTGGTCAACTCGCACAACTGGCCGCGGTGAGCCCGAAGGCGATTCGGCGGTATGAGGCGCTGGGGTTGGTCACACCCGCGCGCCATCCCAACGGCTATCGCGAATATGACGACGAGTCCGTTCGGCTGGTCCGCGAAATCCGGGCCTTGAACCGTCTGGGTATCGCGGTGGAGGAGACGCGGCCCTTCCTCGAGTGCCTGTCATCGGGTGGCGAATTCGTGGATGACTGCCCGGCATCATTGGCCGAATACCGCAGGGCCATAGCCGATTTGACCGATCAGATCGCGACGCTGACGGAGCGCAGGGACGAACTTGTTCGTCGGCTGCGTGATGCCGCGCATCGCAATACCGCAGCTCCGACAGTCACATCCACGCCGAATCTATCGACACTACCCAGCGATATGCCGGAGCCCCAGGATGACGGAGCGGCCGCACATCTGCCCGGGCTGCGAATGCCCGAGCTGACGATGTCCGATAGTGCCCGCGCGAGAATCGATCTCGCAACGCTCGGGGGGCGGCGAACCGTCCTCTACCTGTATCCGCTGACCGGTCGGCCCGACACCGATCTCCCCGACGGATGGGATGCCCTCCCGGGGGCTCGAGGGTGCACGGCGGAGGCGTGCGGTTTCCGCGACCATCACACGGATCTGATCGCCGCGGGCGCGGATAACGTATTCGGCCTCTCGAGTCAATCTTCCGACTATCAAAGCGAAGTCGTCAATCGACTGCGTCTGCCCTTCACCATGCTGTCCGACCCCGAACTGCGCCTCGCAAACGCATTATCCCTGCCGACATTCGAGGTCGACGGAACCCGCCTGTACACGCGCCTGACCCTGATCATCCGAAACAACGCGATAGAGCACGTCTTCTACCCCGCATTCCCCCCGAATCAGCATGCCGAGCAAGTGCTTTCCTGGTTGAAAGAGAACCCGCTGTGA
- the trxA gene encoding thioredoxin yields the protein MSITAVTDETFEHEVLTHEGAVLVDFWAEWCPPCRMIAPVLDAIAAERHGLLTIRKLNTDENPSTARDYHIMSAPTLILFRNGEPVRTMVGARSKAKLLAELDEILSASHE from the coding sequence GTGAGTATCACCGCCGTCACCGACGAAACCTTCGAACACGAGGTCCTCACCCATGAAGGCGCTGTCCTGGTGGACTTCTGGGCAGAATGGTGCCCACCCTGCCGAATGATCGCCCCCGTCCTGGATGCCATCGCCGCAGAGCGGCACGGACTCCTCACCATCCGAAAGCTGAACACCGACGAGAATCCCAGCACCGCTAGGGATTACCACATCATGTCGGCACCAACCCTGATCCTGTTCCGCAACGGCGAGCCCGTCCGAACCATGGTCGGAGCCCGATCCAAAGCGAAGCTGCTCGCCGAACTCGACGAGATACTGAGCGCGAGCCACGAATAG